ctctctctctctctattcctcacGACCCatttcttattctctctctctctcgctcacacgtcttctctctctcgccttccccaaatctctctctctctgctcctactCCATCCCCAATTACTattctacttctctctctctctccccaattctctctctcttctctatccgTAATCCCCACTTCTATcaatcttctctctcctccccacttctctctctctctctctctcctccccaggtTCTGCAACCCGTGTGGTAGGTTGGTCTTAGGAAGGCAAAATGCAGACCATGAAGTGTGTAGTGGTGGGGGACGGTGCCGTGGGTAAAACATGCCTCCTCATCTCCTACACCACCAACGCTTTCCCCGAGGAGTACATCCCCACTGTGTTTGACAACTACAGCGCCCAGGTACACCTGTTTTCCCCTGTCTGTGTGTTCGTCTGCCTGTGTTTTTTACAGCTGGGttttacatctgtgtgtgtgtcgcagaTGACGGTAGATGGTCGCAGCGTCAGCCTCAACCTGTGGGACACAGCCGGACAAGAGGAGTACGACCGTCTCCGTACTCTCTCCTACCCCCAATCCAACGTCTTCGTCATCTGTTTCTCCATCGGGAGTCCTTCATCCCACGCCAACGTCCGCCACAAGTGGCACCCGGAGGTGTCTCACCACTGCCCCAGCGTGCCCATCCTCCTAGTGGGGACCAAGAGGGACTTAAGGAATGATGGGGAGACGGTGAAGAAGCTGAAGGAGCAGGGTTTAGCTCCCACCACACAGCAACAGGGGAACAGCATGGCTAAGCAGATAGGAGCGGTGAAGTACATGGAGTGTTCCGCTCTGACGCAGGAAGGGGTCAGGGAAGTGTTCACTGAGGCCGTACGGGCCGTGTTGTATCCCGTTACCAAAAAGAATGCCAGGAAGTGTTTACTGTTGTAATGGAATGGTGACTGGGACTTCAGGAGGAGGGGACTAAGGGAGGGACAcggatggagaga
Above is a window of Salmo trutta unplaced genomic scaffold, fSalTru1.1, whole genome shotgun sequence DNA encoding:
- the LOC115181555 gene encoding rho-related GTP-binding protein RhoG, translated to MQTMKCVVVGDGAVGKTCLLISYTTNAFPEEYIPTVFDNYSAQMTVDGRSVSLNLWDTAGQEEYDRLRTLSYPQSNVFVICFSIGSPSSHANVRHKWHPEVSHHCPSVPILLVGTKRDLRNDGETVKKLKEQGLAPTTQQQGNSMAKQIGAVKYMECSALTQEGVREVFTEAVRAVLYPVTKKNARKCLLL